AGCCCGGCCGAAGCCGGGCTTTTTTGTAACTGTTCGGGCCGCTTAGTGCTGAATGGTCACTTTGGTGGTGAAGTTGCCTTCAGTGGTCGTAACGCGAATTACGTAGAGGCCGGTGGCCAGGCGGCTGGTATTCAGCTCTACGCCGCTCTGCTGCATCTGCGCCGCGGCTACCGAGGCTTGCAGCACCGTTTTGCCGAGCAGGTCAATTACTGCTACCTGAATTGGGGCAGCGCTGTTGAGCTGCGTACGCACAGTGAGGCGGTCCTGGGCCGGGTTCGGATAGGCTTCCAGCGCCGGGCCTACTCCCGTGGTGTTCTTGCTGGCCAGCGCCACCAGCTTCACATTGGGCGGCAGGTCAAACGCTTCCTTCACGTTGGTGAAGCGCACCGTTCCATTTACCCGGTCGCCGGTTACGGCGCTGTAGCCCATACCCCGGCGGGCAAACACGTTCCAGATGAGGGCCGAGTTGGCCGCACGGTTGGTGAGCGAGTCGGCCCGCAGAATAGCGTCGCGGCCGTCAAGGAAGCCTGGGTTGCAGACCTGAATTTTGCAGCCGTCGAGCACCAGCTTCAGCGCTTTGTTGTTGCCGCCCGTAGTGCCATAAATGTCAGTATTGTAGCCATACTTATAAATAAACTGCCAGTTGAGGTCCCAGAGCACGGCGGCCCAGATTTCGCCCAGGCTGTGCGACTCCTGGTAGCTGGTGCCAAACTTGCCGGTGCTTGAAACCAGCCCGTAGGTAAGCGACGAACTGCTGAACTTAGTGGTGTAGGGCTGGGTACGAATGCCCGGGCCGACGGCGCTGGTCTGTCCTTCTACATAGGTGCCCATGTAGCGGTTGGCGCTGCCATCATCGCCGGGCTTGGTGGTCATCCAGAGAGCAAAGAAGTCGCTCCAGCCTTCGCCCATCTGCTGGGTGTAGACGGGGGCCGCCGAAGTACCTACGTTGGCAATGAGACAGCTGGAGTTGGCCGGGCCGCCCGTGAGGCGGTTACTGATACCGTGGCCGTATTCGTGCGACATAATACCATTATCAAACGAGCCGTCCCAGTCAGCATTTACTACGGTTACGGCCGAGCCGTTGAGGGTAGCGCCCCCAAGCATGGCAGCCCGCAGCTTAAAGCCATCGGCGCCGCTAATGAAGACAGCCGGAATGCGGATACCAACCGTGTCGGTACCGCCAAAGCTAACCTGGTTGGTAGTGGCCAGCGAGTCGAATACGATAACGCCGGTGGCCCCGTTAGCCTGCGCCAGCTTCACTTTGGTGGCGAAGGCGTTGGTCATTTTGGGGGTAAGCTGCAGTTGCGGGCAGCCACCCCGCTGAATGAACGCAATGTTGCCACTGACGGCAGCCGCGTTAACATACGTTTTGCAGCCGTGGTCGCCGCCGTCGGCCGATACGCCGTCATTTACGAGCACCAGCTTGCCGTTAAGCGGCTTTTTAGTCAGTGAAGGGCCGAAAGCAACGGTAGAGAATGGGTAGGTGCCTACTACTCCCGAGGCCCCGGTACCCGTGCCAGTGATGGTAAGTACGTTCTTCTGGTTGTCCCAGAGGTACATCTGCATGGTGCCGCTGCTACCATCGTTCGGCGTCGAGAAGTTGGCGTTGTTGCGGCCGCTACCGTCCTGCGACTCCGCTCGCACGGGGTCGAGGCCAGCGCCCTGGCCAGTCAGGTTCTTATACTGAAAGTTGCCCGATACCTCGTCAAACCCGTGAGCCATCATGACGTCGTGCATCATGTTGTTCACGTAAAACAGGTTAGTAGTGGCGGCGTCCAGGTTTTGGCGGGCCCCTGTCGACTGCACAAACGGGAAGTCGAAGCTCAGCGTGGGGCCGCCATCGGGGGCCGAAGTCGCCAGGGCGTAGTTGGCCGCGCCGGGGCCACTGGTTGTGTTGCTGTTGTCGTCATAAGCCGCTACGTTGTTGCCCCGCGTGATGTACCGGCCAGTCGACAGAAACGAGTAGGAGTCGGCAAAGGTGCCGGTTGGTGCCTGCGCCACGTGCCAGCCAATGGGCGAGTAGGTAGAGCCTACCGGCGCCAGTGGAATGGCTGTGCGGGCCCCCTGGTTAGGGCTTTCCAGCGGAAACGGAATAGCAGTCAGGCTACTGGCTGCACTGGTGCTGCTCACGCTCAGGGGCGCGGTGGGCGCCTGGGCCATGCCGAAGGCCAGCGCCTGCTGCTTCTTACGCTGAGCATTCAGCCGAAACTGGTTAAACGTGGTTTGCTCACTGACCGTGTAGTCGTTCTGCTCCACCAGGCGGCCGGTTTGGGCGTCCACCCGGGCATTCCAGTGGTGCTGCTGGTCGAGCTGCGCGATGGTTACGTTCCACACGAGCACGAGCTTGTCATCAACTCGCGTATACATCAGGCGTACCGGAATATCGTTCTCCGAAATACCACCATTGTTAAATACTACTCCGTCGGCGGCGCGGGCGTCCGTTACGGTGCGCAGGGCTACCGGCCGGGGCAGGCCCAGGCCCAGGGCTGCCGCCGCTACCGCTTGGTCGGGTGTGAGCGCCGGCGTGGCCGAGGGCGCAATTACCGCCGCGCCCTTTACAAAGTCCTGCGTCGAGAACACAACCTTACCCGTATTATCGGTGTGAATGGCCCCCGTGGCTCCAAACACGGCCAGGCCATTCACCTGCTGCTGCAAGTAGGTGTGGGTGAGGCCGGTGCTGGCGTCAAAGTATGAGCTGGTGATGATGGGGCTGGCTACATCAGCCGCTGTCAGGCCCTGCGCTTTGCCTTTGGCAGCAAAAGCCGATAGCGCGGCGGTAGGGGCCGGCTGCTGGGCAGCGGCCAGGCCCGGCAGGGCCAATGCCGTTGCCAGGACCAGTGCCCGGCGCCCGGAAGGAGTAGAGAACAATGTCATAAAGGGAGGAAAAAGGGAAAGAAAGCAGTGAAACTTACCAAAAATAACCAAGTAATCGCAATTTTCAGCCCCAATGATAGGGAAAAAAACCAGAATGTTCACAAATTATTCAAAAACGCATCTTTTATTCCTGCCCGTACGGTCCGAATACGTCTAGCTTGGTTAATATATCCCAAAGTACCACGCCCGCGGCCACGCTCACATTAAGCGAATGCTTGGTACCCAGCTGCGGTACTTCAACCGAAATATCGCATAAGGCTAATATTTCATCAGCTACTCCGAAAACCTCATTGCCCAGCACCAGGGCCAGCGGCTGGCCAGGCCGCGGCCGAAACTGCGGCAGCACTACGGAGCCGGTAGTTTGCTCCACCGCTACCAGCTGGTAGCCGGCGGCTTTCAGCTCCTGCACGGCTTGCAGGGTAGTGGCAGTATGCTCCCAGGCTACCGACTCGGTACTGCCCAAGGCAGTTTTGGTGATTTCGCGGTGCGGGGGCTGGCCCGTAACGCCGCAGAGGTAAATTTTTTCGAGGGCGAAGGCATCGGCCGTCCGAAAAACGGCTCCCACGTTGTGCAGCGAGCGCACGTTGTCGAGCACCAGTACGACCGGGCTTTTGGGAGTAGCTTTGAAATCGGCCACGGGCAGGCGGTTCAGCTCCTGCATGGTGAGTTTGCGCATAGAAGAAGCGCGAACTTTGTAGTTCGCGGTGATGGTTTAAAAAAGCTGTACTAGCCGCGCTGCTTACCTTTTCTGCTTTCTAACGCGAGCCTCAAAGTTCGTGCTTCTGCCTTGTCTACCACGCCTGCTCCCGCCGCCCCCGTCAAGTTTGCCATTAAGTCGCTGGGGCCCGACCACATCAAGCCCGAGTCGGTAGCCGATACGCCGCTCATGCGGCAGTACTACCAGCTCAAGCAGCAGCACCCCGGCGCGGTGCTCTTGTTCCGGGTGGGCGATTTTTACGAAACCTTTGGCGAAGACGCCGTTACGGCCGCCCGTATTCTCGACATCACGCTCACCAAGCGCGGGGCGGGCACGGCTAGTGAGGTGGCGCTGGCCGGCTTCCCGCACCATGCCCTCGACAACTACCTGCCCAAGCTGGTGCGCGCCGGCCAGCGCGTGGCCATCTGCGACCAGCTCGAAGACCCCAAGCAGGCTAAAGGGTTGGTGAAAAGGGGGATAACCGAGCTGGTGACGCCCGGCGTGAGCCTGCACGACAATACCCTGGAGCGTCGCCAGAACAACTACCTGGCTGCCGTGCATTTTGGCAAAACGGAAGCCGGTATCTCGTTTCTGGATATCAGCACCGGCGAGTTTCTGGCCGCCCAGGGCACGCTCGAGTACCTGGGCAAGCTGCTGCAGAATTTCCGG
The sequence above is drawn from the Hymenobacter baengnokdamensis genome and encodes:
- a CDS encoding M36 family metallopeptidase; its protein translation is MTLFSTPSGRRALVLATALALPGLAAAQQPAPTAALSAFAAKGKAQGLTAADVASPIITSSYFDASTGLTHTYLQQQVNGLAVFGATGAIHTDNTGKVVFSTQDFVKGAAVIAPSATPALTPDQAVAAAALGLGLPRPVALRTVTDARAADGVVFNNGGISENDIPVRLMYTRVDDKLVLVWNVTIAQLDQQHHWNARVDAQTGRLVEQNDYTVSEQTTFNQFRLNAQRKKQQALAFGMAQAPTAPLSVSSTSAASSLTAIPFPLESPNQGARTAIPLAPVGSTYSPIGWHVAQAPTGTFADSYSFLSTGRYITRGNNVAAYDDNSNTTSGPGAANYALATSAPDGGPTLSFDFPFVQSTGARQNLDAATTNLFYVNNMMHDVMMAHGFDEVSGNFQYKNLTGQGAGLDPVRAESQDGSGRNNANFSTPNDGSSGTMQMYLWDNQKNVLTITGTGTGASGVVGTYPFSTVAFGPSLTKKPLNGKLVLVNDGVSADGGDHGCKTYVNAAAVSGNIAFIQRGGCPQLQLTPKMTNAFATKVKLAQANGATGVIVFDSLATTNQVSFGGTDTVGIRIPAVFISGADGFKLRAAMLGGATLNGSAVTVVNADWDGSFDNGIMSHEYGHGISNRLTGGPANSSCLIANVGTSAAPVYTQQMGEGWSDFFALWMTTKPGDDGSANRYMGTYVEGQTSAVGPGIRTQPYTTKFSSSSLTYGLVSSTGKFGTSYQESHSLGEIWAAVLWDLNWQFIYKYGYNTDIYGTTGGNNKALKLVLDGCKIQVCNPGFLDGRDAILRADSLTNRAANSALIWNVFARRGMGYSAVTGDRVNGTVRFTNVKEAFDLPPNVKLVALASKNTTGVGPALEAYPNPAQDRLTVRTQLNSAAPIQVAVIDLLGKTVLQASVAAAQMQQSGVELNTSRLATGLYVIRVTTTEGNFTTKVTIQH
- a CDS encoding RNA methyltransferase, encoding MRKLTMQELNRLPVADFKATPKSPVVLVLDNVRSLHNVGAVFRTADAFALEKIYLCGVTGQPPHREITKTALGSTESVAWEHTATTLQAVQELKAAGYQLVAVEQTTGSVVLPQFRPRPGQPLALVLGNEVFGVADEILALCDISVEVPQLGTKHSLNVSVAAGVVLWDILTKLDVFGPYGQE